In Fibrobacter sp. UWB10, the genomic window CCCTGACCGCGACCATACACGCGACCGTCGACATGAACTTCGACCGTGAACACCTTCTGGTGTTCCGGACCCGATTCATCGACCACCACATATTCCGGCACCGTACGGAGTTTGCCCTGCAAATATTCCAGCAGTTCACTCTTGTGGTTGATGAAGTCTTCGGCAGAAATAATTTCCTGCACGCGCGGGAAGTGGAACTTATTCAGGATGGCGCGGACTTCTTCGAGTCCACCGTCCAGGTAAACAGCACCGAGAACAGCTTCGTAGGCGTCGGCCAAGATGCTTTCCTTACCGCGACCGCCGAGTTTTTCTTCGGCCTTGCCCACCTTCACGTATTCGCTCAGGCTCCATTCCTTGGACGACTGGGCGCAGGCATGTCCTGAAACGATGGCGCTCTTGCGCTTGGAAAGTTCACCTTCCGGATCGTCGGGATAAGTCTTGTAAAGGTATTCGGTGGTGAGCATGTTCAGCACGGAATCACCCAAAAATTCCAGGCGTTCGTTGTTGCTCACGTAGGGCAGGTCAGTACCTGTCAAGAATGAACGGTGCACCAGAGCGTGCGCCAAAAGTTCAGGATCCTTGAACCGGTACCCGAGCTTCGCCTCAAGCCCGCCATCGGACTTCTGGCGAAACCAGAGTTTCAGCACTTTATGAAGTAGATTTTGATTTTCCATTAATCACCTTAAAAAAGAAAGGGCAACCCATTCCGGGCCACCCAGTCTAGTTTCTTATCGAAAGAGGCTAATAATTAAGCCTTCTTAGCTTCGATGAAGGCAACCACGTCGGCAACCTTGGCAAACTTTTCAGCATCGGAATCGAGGATTTCGACTTCGAATTCGTCTTCGAGGGCCATCACGAGTTCCACGCGGTCGAGGGAGTCGGCACCGAGGTCGTTACCGAATTCGGA contains:
- the acpP gene encoding acyl carrier protein, which produces MNEEIFKKVTAVIVDKLGVKAEDVKPESEFGNDLGADSLDRVELVMALEDEFEVEILDSDAEKFAKVADVVAFIEAKKA
- the rnc gene encoding ribonuclease III — protein: MENQNLLHKVLKLWFRQKSDGGLEAKLGYRFKDPELLAHALVHRSFLTGTDLPYVSNNERLEFLGDSVLNMLTTEYLYKTYPDDPEGELSKRKSAIVSGHACAQSSKEWSLSEYVKVGKAEEKLGGRGKESILADAYEAVLGAVYLDGGLEEVRAILNKFHFPRVQEIISAEDFINHKSELLEYLQGKLRTVPEYVVVDESGPEHQKVFTVEVHVDGRVYGRGQGGNKKKAEQEASRVSLEMLLAEAAKAETEKGPEQPKPKKQKQRHAGLP